One segment of Anopheles stephensi strain Indian chromosome 3, UCI_ANSTEP_V1.0, whole genome shotgun sequence DNA contains the following:
- the LOC118512987 gene encoding leucine-rich repeat-containing protein let-4-like isoform X2 translates to MAVLYALLVLAILTHIGLRPCLAQCLDPQSFTCSVGVINMTSDGAAKLRRTIDSDVEAFWMVLTIDKLIVSSSGSGPFLQRIAGFTDQITYLVYREPVFQIPEGNTLSDIDIYNAGSLRSLVAGTNRHLKQLSVETCMLDRVPPTLAQMIALENLNIQNCALTALRMDVFANNPNLSIISLSRHQIRQIFPFTSPPKQRLIVAHLDLAANQLERLDMAAFVHMPDLERLDVRGNRILRVEATSPATYESLLRLSITFNKISSIDLRNLTLPSLRSFYLDDNELTQIPTVLGRMPQLRYFGIDRNNLTQLDMSVFRRFENLSAIFVNENNIESIRTSSPVTLPLLDLLTFENNQIASVNFTGCNFPSMHLVSFLNNKLTAVPPLFQRFNSTRMSVEWNPIRCANLATFRARFVGGRLYASTGKTQSDCLTSSMIELTENVKGCCVA, encoded by the exons ATGGCTGTTTTGTATG cACTGTTGGTCCTGGCGATTCTGACCCACATTGGACTGCGCCCCTGCCTGGCCCAATGTCTGGACCCGCAGTCGTTCACGTGCAGCGTCGGTGTAATCAACATGACCTCGGACGGCGCCGCCAAGCTACGTAGAACCATCGACAGCGATGTCGAGGCGTTCTGGATGGTATTAACCATCGACAAGCTGATTGTCAGTAGCAGTGGCTCGGGTCCGTTTCTACAGCGCATTGCCGGCTTCACTGATCAGATTACGTACCTAGTTTATCGCGAGCCTGTATTCCAGATTCCCGAAGGTAACACGCTCTCCGATATCGATATTTACAATGCGGGCAGCTTACGTTCGCTGGTCGCAGGGACGAATCGACACCTGAAACAACTATCCGTGGAGACCTGCATGCTAGATCGAGTGCCACCGACACTCGCGCAGATGATTGCACTAGAGAACCTGAACATCCAAAACTGCGCCCTGACAGCACTTCGCATGGATGTGTTTGCGAACAATCCGAACCTCTCCATAATATCCCTGTCGCGGCATCAAATACGGCAGATATTTCCTTTTACCTCGCCACCGAAACAGAGACTAATCGTGGCGCACCTCGATCTAGCCGCGAACCAGCTGGAACGTCTGGACATGGCCGCCTTTGTCCATATGCCAGACCTGGAAAGGTTGGACGTGCGGGGAAACCGTATCTTGCGCGTGGAAGCGACCTCACCGGCAACGTACGAGTCACTGCTACGACTATCCATTACGTTTAACAAAATTTCGTCGATCGACTTACGCAACCTTACCCTTCCGTCGCTGAGATCGTTCTACTTGGACGATAATGAGCTCACGCAAATTCCCACAGTTTTGGGACGGATGCCTCAACTGCGCTACTTCGGCATCGATCGAAACAATCTCACCCAGCTGGACATGAGTGTGTTTAGACGGTTTGAAAATCTGTCCGCCATCTTTGTGAATGAAAACAATATCGAGTCCATTCGCACCTCGTCCCCCGTCACGCTGCCCCTGCTCGATCTGCTGACGTTCGAGAACAATCAGATTGCGTCGGTAAACTTTACCGGCTGCAACTTCCCGTCGATGCACCTTGTTTCGTTCTTGAACAATAAGCTGACCGCAGTCCCACCGCTGTTTCAACGGTTCAACAGTACGCGCATGTCGGTCGAATGGAACCCGATTAGATGTGCCAACTTGGCGACGTTTAGGGCGCGGTTCGTGGGGGGTCGTCTGTACGCCAGTACCGGTAAGACGCAGTCCGACTGTTTAACGTCATCCATGATAGAGCTAACAGAAAACGTGAAAGGATGCTGCGTCGCTTGA
- the LOC118512987 gene encoding leucine-rich repeat-containing protein let-4-like isoform X1, whose translation MAVLYAALLVLAILTHIGLRPCLAQCLDPQSFTCSVGVINMTSDGAAKLRRTIDSDVEAFWMVLTIDKLIVSSSGSGPFLQRIAGFTDQITYLVYREPVFQIPEGNTLSDIDIYNAGSLRSLVAGTNRHLKQLSVETCMLDRVPPTLAQMIALENLNIQNCALTALRMDVFANNPNLSIISLSRHQIRQIFPFTSPPKQRLIVAHLDLAANQLERLDMAAFVHMPDLERLDVRGNRILRVEATSPATYESLLRLSITFNKISSIDLRNLTLPSLRSFYLDDNELTQIPTVLGRMPQLRYFGIDRNNLTQLDMSVFRRFENLSAIFVNENNIESIRTSSPVTLPLLDLLTFENNQIASVNFTGCNFPSMHLVSFLNNKLTAVPPLFQRFNSTRMSVEWNPIRCANLATFRARFVGGRLYASTGKTQSDCLTSSMIELTENVKGCCVA comes from the exons ATGGCTGTTTTGTATG cagcACTGTTGGTCCTGGCGATTCTGACCCACATTGGACTGCGCCCCTGCCTGGCCCAATGTCTGGACCCGCAGTCGTTCACGTGCAGCGTCGGTGTAATCAACATGACCTCGGACGGCGCCGCCAAGCTACGTAGAACCATCGACAGCGATGTCGAGGCGTTCTGGATGGTATTAACCATCGACAAGCTGATTGTCAGTAGCAGTGGCTCGGGTCCGTTTCTACAGCGCATTGCCGGCTTCACTGATCAGATTACGTACCTAGTTTATCGCGAGCCTGTATTCCAGATTCCCGAAGGTAACACGCTCTCCGATATCGATATTTACAATGCGGGCAGCTTACGTTCGCTGGTCGCAGGGACGAATCGACACCTGAAACAACTATCCGTGGAGACCTGCATGCTAGATCGAGTGCCACCGACACTCGCGCAGATGATTGCACTAGAGAACCTGAACATCCAAAACTGCGCCCTGACAGCACTTCGCATGGATGTGTTTGCGAACAATCCGAACCTCTCCATAATATCCCTGTCGCGGCATCAAATACGGCAGATATTTCCTTTTACCTCGCCACCGAAACAGAGACTAATCGTGGCGCACCTCGATCTAGCCGCGAACCAGCTGGAACGTCTGGACATGGCCGCCTTTGTCCATATGCCAGACCTGGAAAGGTTGGACGTGCGGGGAAACCGTATCTTGCGCGTGGAAGCGACCTCACCGGCAACGTACGAGTCACTGCTACGACTATCCATTACGTTTAACAAAATTTCGTCGATCGACTTACGCAACCTTACCCTTCCGTCGCTGAGATCGTTCTACTTGGACGATAATGAGCTCACGCAAATTCCCACAGTTTTGGGACGGATGCCTCAACTGCGCTACTTCGGCATCGATCGAAACAATCTCACCCAGCTGGACATGAGTGTGTTTAGACGGTTTGAAAATCTGTCCGCCATCTTTGTGAATGAAAACAATATCGAGTCCATTCGCACCTCGTCCCCCGTCACGCTGCCCCTGCTCGATCTGCTGACGTTCGAGAACAATCAGATTGCGTCGGTAAACTTTACCGGCTGCAACTTCCCGTCGATGCACCTTGTTTCGTTCTTGAACAATAAGCTGACCGCAGTCCCACCGCTGTTTCAACGGTTCAACAGTACGCGCATGTCGGTCGAATGGAACCCGATTAGATGTGCCAACTTGGCGACGTTTAGGGCGCGGTTCGTGGGGGGTCGTCTGTACGCCAGTACCGGTAAGACGCAGTCCGACTGTTTAACGTCATCCATGATAGAGCTAACAGAAAACGTGAAAGGATGCTGCGTCGCTTGA